In one window of Corynebacterium mycetoides DNA:
- the aceE gene encoding pyruvate dehydrogenase (acetyl-transferring), homodimeric type gives MADNPSAADPYGDDPNSSHIELIREGVASYLYDHDPEETKEWMDSFDGLLESSSPERARYLMLRLLERASLQRVPLPALSSTDFVNTIPTQLEPDFPGDEAVEKRYRRWIRWNAAIMVHRAQRPGIKVGGHISTYASAAALYEVGFNHFFHGKDAPQGGDQVFIQGHASPGIYARAFLEGRLSEDDLDGFRQEHSRPQGGLPAYPHPHGMPGFWEFPTVSMGLGPMNAIYQARFNKYLQDRGIKDTSEQHVWAFLGDGEMDEPESRGLIQMAPLYGLDNLTFVINCNLQRLDGPVRGNGQIIQELEAFFIGAGWNVIKIAWGREWDALFEKDTDGALVNLMNSTRDGDFQTFKANDGAYVREHFFGRDPRTAKLVEDVTDEEIWALRRGGHDYRKVYAAYKRALETKGKPTVILAHTVKGYALGHNFEGRNATHQMKNLTLEDLKLFRDTQQIPISDEELERDPYLPPYYHPGEDAEEIKYLKKRREDLGGFLPERRTQFTPLEMPDFEKTFKASFKDSGKQQVATTMALVRTFKALTRDQEIGKRLVPIIPDEARTFGLDSWFPTLKIYNPVGQNYTPVDHDLQLSYREATDGQILHEGINEDGSSASFLAAGTSYATHGEPMIPMYIFYSMFGFQRTGDNFWAAGDQHARGFIIGATAGRTTLFGEGLQHMDGHSPVLASTNPAVVSYDPSFAYEMPYLVSRGIERMYGSGEGENVMYYITVYNQPTHQPARPDNLDVEGLHKGIYLYDRGADKANRVSLLASGVGMQQALRAQEILQERYDVGAAVYSVTSWVELARDGAALNKRKLNNPGEDVGEPFATTQLKQTEGPYVATSDFTSALQEQIRPYVPGQYIVLGADGFGFSDTREAARRYFNIDAESMVVAALMGLANEGKIDMSVAAQAARDLHIDDPTEPNPNGGTEK, from the coding sequence GTGGCTGACAACCCGAGCGCTGCGGACCCGTACGGCGACGACCCGAACAGCTCGCACATCGAGCTGATCCGCGAAGGGGTCGCCTCGTATCTGTACGACCACGACCCGGAAGAGACCAAGGAGTGGATGGACTCCTTCGACGGTCTGCTGGAGTCGTCCTCGCCCGAGCGCGCCCGCTATCTCATGCTGCGCCTGCTAGAGCGCGCGTCGCTGCAGCGCGTGCCGCTGCCCGCCCTGTCCTCGACCGATTTTGTCAACACCATCCCCACCCAGCTGGAGCCCGACTTCCCGGGAGACGAGGCCGTGGAGAAGCGCTACCGCCGCTGGATCCGCTGGAACGCCGCCATCATGGTGCACCGCGCGCAGCGTCCCGGCATCAAGGTCGGCGGCCACATCTCCACCTACGCCTCGGCCGCGGCGCTCTACGAGGTCGGGTTCAACCACTTCTTCCACGGCAAGGACGCGCCCCAGGGCGGCGACCAGGTCTTCATCCAGGGCCACGCCTCCCCCGGCATCTACGCCCGCGCGTTCCTCGAGGGGCGCCTGAGCGAGGATGACCTGGACGGCTTCCGCCAGGAGCACTCCCGCCCGCAGGGCGGCCTGCCCGCCTACCCGCACCCGCACGGCATGCCGGGGTTCTGGGAGTTCCCCACCGTGTCCATGGGCCTGGGCCCGATGAACGCCATCTACCAGGCGCGCTTCAACAAGTACCTGCAGGACCGCGGCATCAAGGACACCAGCGAGCAGCACGTCTGGGCGTTTCTGGGCGACGGCGAGATGGACGAGCCGGAGTCCCGCGGCCTGATCCAGATGGCCCCGCTCTACGGCCTGGACAACCTGACGTTCGTGATCAACTGCAACTTGCAGCGTCTCGACGGCCCGGTGCGCGGCAACGGCCAGATCATCCAGGAGCTCGAAGCCTTCTTCATCGGCGCCGGCTGGAACGTGATCAAGATCGCCTGGGGCCGCGAGTGGGACGCACTGTTTGAGAAGGACACCGACGGCGCGCTGGTCAACCTCATGAACTCCACCCGCGACGGTGACTTCCAGACGTTCAAGGCCAACGACGGCGCCTACGTGCGCGAGCACTTCTTCGGCCGCGACCCGCGCACCGCGAAGCTGGTCGAGGACGTGACGGACGAGGAGATCTGGGCGCTGCGCCGCGGCGGCCACGACTACCGCAAGGTCTACGCCGCCTACAAGCGCGCGCTGGAGACCAAGGGCAAGCCGACCGTCATCCTGGCGCACACCGTCAAGGGCTACGCCCTGGGGCACAACTTTGAGGGCCGCAACGCCACCCACCAGATGAAGAACCTCACGCTGGAGGACCTCAAGCTCTTCCGCGACACCCAGCAGATCCCGATTTCTGACGAGGAGCTGGAGCGCGACCCCTACCTGCCGCCCTACTACCACCCGGGCGAGGACGCCGAGGAGATTAAGTACCTGAAGAAGCGCCGCGAGGATCTCGGTGGCTTCCTCCCCGAGCGCCGCACCCAGTTCACGCCGCTTGAGATGCCCGACTTTGAAAAGACATTCAAGGCCAGCTTCAAGGACTCCGGCAAGCAGCAGGTGGCCACCACCATGGCGCTGGTGCGCACGTTCAAGGCGCTCACGCGCGACCAAGAGATCGGCAAGCGCCTGGTGCCGATCATCCCGGACGAGGCCCGCACCTTCGGCCTCGACTCCTGGTTCCCCACGCTGAAGATCTACAACCCGGTGGGCCAGAACTACACCCCGGTGGACCACGACCTGCAGCTGTCCTACCGCGAGGCCACCGACGGGCAGATCCTGCACGAGGGCATCAACGAGGACGGCTCCTCTGCGTCCTTCCTCGCGGCCGGCACCTCCTATGCCACGCACGGTGAGCCGATGATCCCGATGTACATCTTCTACTCCATGTTCGGTTTCCAGCGCACCGGCGACAACTTCTGGGCCGCGGGCGACCAGCACGCGCGTGGCTTCATCATCGGTGCGACCGCCGGCCGCACGACGCTCTTCGGCGAGGGCCTGCAGCATATGGACGGGCACTCGCCGGTGCTGGCCTCCACCAACCCGGCCGTGGTGAGCTACGACCCGTCGTTCGCCTACGAGATGCCGTACCTGGTCTCCCGGGGCATCGAGCGCATGTACGGCTCGGGCGAGGGCGAGAACGTGATGTACTACATCACCGTGTACAACCAGCCGACTCACCAGCCGGCGCGCCCGGACAACCTGGACGTCGAGGGCTTGCACAAGGGCATCTACCTCTACGACCGCGGCGCGGACAAGGCCAACCGGGTCTCCCTGCTCGCCTCCGGCGTGGGCATGCAGCAGGCCCTGCGGGCGCAGGAGATCCTGCAGGAGCGTTACGACGTCGGCGCGGCCGTCTACTCCGTCACCTCCTGGGTCGAGCTGGCCCGTGACGGCGCGGCGCTGAACAAGCGCAAGCTCAACAACCCGGGCGAGGACGTCGGCGAGCCGTTTGCCACCACCCAGCTCAAGCAGACCGAGGGCCCCTACGTGGCCACCTCGGACTTCACCTCCGCGCTGCAGGAGCAAATCCGCCCGTACGTGCCGGGTCAGTACATCGTGCTGGGCGCGGACGGCTTCGGCTTCTCCGACACCCGCGAGGCCGCGCGCCGCTACTTCAACATCGACGCCGAGTCGATGGTGGTGGCGGCGCTCATGGGGCTGGCCAACGAGGGCAAGATCGACATGTCCGTCGCCGCGCAGGCCGCCCGGGACCTGCACATCGACGACCCGACAGAGCCGAACCCGAACGGCGGCACCGAGAAGTAG
- a CDS encoding Nif3-like dinuclear metal center hexameric protein, with protein sequence MKSSVSVADVVAALEEAYPPALAEDWDQVGLICGDPDAEVRKVAFALDCTLEVARRAVETGAQMLVVHHPLLLRGVSSVAANTPKGKVIHALLSGGVALFAAHTNADSARPGVSDLLAELVGITPGRPIKPKRARHTDKWGVYIPPADADRVMDALFDAGAGAIGNYERCAFTWEGTGGFTPTEGADPTDGEVGEHFSSREVRAEFVAPTRLRSELIRALRAAHPYEEPAFDIVVLENDTDLSTAPGLGRVGELHEPMTLRDFTQQVADALPETAWGVRAAGDPEQIVRTVAVSSGSGDSLLGDVARLGVDVYVTSDLRHHPVDEHLRAGGCAVIDTAHWASEFPWTRQAKGIVDALDVETEILTIRTDPWTVSAHPRT encoded by the coding sequence ATGAAGTCTTCTGTGTCGGTAGCTGATGTTGTCGCGGCCCTGGAGGAGGCCTACCCCCCGGCGCTTGCTGAGGACTGGGACCAGGTCGGCCTGATCTGCGGCGACCCGGACGCCGAGGTGCGCAAGGTCGCCTTCGCGCTGGACTGCACGCTCGAGGTGGCCCGCCGCGCGGTGGAAACGGGCGCCCAGATGCTGGTTGTGCACCACCCGCTGCTGCTGCGCGGGGTGTCCTCGGTGGCCGCCAACACGCCGAAGGGCAAGGTCATCCACGCGCTTCTGTCGGGCGGGGTGGCGCTGTTCGCCGCGCACACCAACGCCGACTCGGCGCGCCCGGGGGTCTCCGACCTCCTCGCCGAGCTCGTCGGCATCACCCCGGGCCGCCCGATCAAGCCCAAGCGCGCCCGCCACACCGACAAGTGGGGCGTCTACATCCCGCCGGCCGACGCCGATCGCGTGATGGACGCGCTTTTCGACGCCGGCGCCGGCGCCATCGGCAACTACGAGCGCTGCGCGTTCACCTGGGAGGGCACCGGCGGCTTCACCCCGACCGAGGGCGCCGACCCCACCGACGGCGAGGTGGGCGAGCACTTTTCCTCCCGCGAGGTCCGCGCCGAGTTCGTCGCCCCCACGCGGTTGCGCTCAGAGCTCATCCGCGCGCTGCGCGCCGCGCACCCCTACGAGGAGCCCGCCTTCGACATCGTCGTGCTGGAAAACGACACGGACCTCTCCACCGCGCCGGGCCTGGGGCGCGTCGGCGAGCTGCACGAGCCGATGACCCTGCGCGACTTCACCCAGCAGGTCGCCGACGCCCTGCCCGAGACCGCCTGGGGGGTGCGCGCCGCCGGCGACCCGGAGCAGATAGTGCGCACCGTGGCGGTGTCCTCGGGCTCCGGCGACAGCCTGCTTGGCGACGTCGCGCGCCTCGGCGTCGACGTCTACGTCACCTCCGATCTGCGCCACCACCCCGTCGACGAGCACCTGCGCGCCGGCGGCTGCGCCGTGATCGACACCGCGCACTGGGCCTCGGAGTTTCCCTGGACCCGGCAGGCGAAAGGTATCGTGGACGCTTTGGACGTGGAGACGGAGATCCTCACCATCCGCACGGACCCCTGGACCGTCTCCGCCCACCCGCGAACGTAA
- a CDS encoding zinc ribbon domain-containing protein, which translates to MNLSPDKQQVLLELARADRAQRHPQRQSPEEAELANLVAQRERLASAAAAAQMAVDDLELDILRIQEDERKLKKRDLDNKHQLTAETDPERRKDLEHDRYAAKSRLADLYYELKEAHGEVKALRNNRDIHGARLDEMDRKIEVARRAAEASPAPELADPATFRAQLPADVLALYDDIGAAPFNGRTCGSCFITLPQAERAEVLAADPDELPTCPNCGALLVRVAPAGE; encoded by the coding sequence GTGAACCTCTCGCCCGACAAGCAGCAGGTCCTGCTCGAGCTTGCCCGCGCCGACCGCGCGCAGCGCCACCCCCAGCGCCAGAGCCCCGAGGAAGCCGAGCTCGCCAACCTGGTGGCGCAGCGCGAGCGCCTGGCGTCGGCCGCCGCAGCCGCGCAAATGGCCGTGGACGACCTCGAGCTGGACATCCTGCGCATCCAGGAGGACGAACGCAAGCTGAAAAAGCGTGACCTGGACAACAAGCACCAGCTCACCGCGGAGACGGACCCGGAGCGCCGCAAGGACTTGGAGCACGACCGCTACGCCGCGAAGTCGCGCCTGGCCGACCTCTACTACGAGCTCAAGGAGGCGCACGGCGAGGTCAAGGCGCTGCGCAACAACCGTGACATCCACGGCGCGCGCCTGGACGAGATGGACCGGAAGATCGAGGTCGCCCGCCGCGCCGCCGAGGCCTCGCCCGCGCCGGAGCTCGCCGACCCGGCCACGTTCCGCGCGCAGCTGCCCGCCGACGTGCTCGCGCTGTACGACGATATCGGGGCGGCGCCCTTCAACGGCCGCACCTGCGGATCCTGCTTCATCACCCTGCCACAGGCGGAGCGCGCCGAGGTGCTCGCCGCGGACCCGGATGAGCTGCCGACGTGCCCGAACTGCGGCGCGCTGCTCGTGCGCGTGGCGCCGGCGGGGGAGTAG
- a CDS encoding low molecular weight protein-tyrosine-phosphatase, translating into MPETLPEKLHIDFVCTGNICRSPMAEVIIRDKLERAGLGDKVRVSSSGIGGWHVGSPADERALHELEEHGYDGSRHRAQQFGPAQQDADLLVALDPRHVSELVARGVPEDKIRLMRSFDPASPEGAGIDDPYYGGAEGFSTTREQIEASADGIIGWVRVQLH; encoded by the coding sequence ATGCCAGAGACACTGCCAGAGAAACTGCACATCGATTTCGTCTGCACGGGCAACATCTGCCGCTCCCCGATGGCGGAGGTGATCATCCGCGACAAGCTGGAGCGGGCGGGCCTGGGTGACAAGGTGCGCGTGAGCTCGTCCGGGATCGGCGGCTGGCACGTGGGCAGCCCCGCCGACGAGCGCGCATTGCACGAGCTCGAGGAGCACGGCTACGACGGATCGCGCCACCGCGCGCAGCAGTTCGGCCCCGCCCAGCAGGACGCCGACCTGCTTGTCGCGCTCGACCCGCGCCACGTCTCTGAGCTCGTCGCCCGCGGCGTTCCCGAGGACAAGATCCGCCTGATGCGCTCGTTCGACCCGGCCTCCCCCGAAGGCGCCGGCATCGACGACCCCTACTACGGCGGCGCGGAGGGGTTTTCCACCACTCGCGAGCAGATCGAGGCGAGCGCGGATGGCATTATCGGCTGGGTCCGCGTGCAGCTACACTAG
- a CDS encoding SURF1 family cytochrome oxidase biogenesis protein has protein sequence MRKTFLTPGWAIAAILVALFSYFAFTFLAPWQLGKNERLVDRNEHIEHAFNTDPVPVSQVAPDGAVDPDDEWTRVTMTGRYVPDDEVLLRLRPVDKTPAFQVLTPFAVAGGPTFLVNRGWVPAADGGTTVPNFPPAPAGELTITGMLRVDEGPHPSPPVIDQGHAMVYSISTQQASEITGAQLAPSYLQLADAQPGVLQPIPLPVLDTGNHLSYGLQWIAFGVMAPAGLIYFVWAEVRERRRFREEQEEMLALAEPENEGDRYGRAKRNHWASAYDREQER, from the coding sequence ATGCGCAAGACTTTCCTCACCCCCGGGTGGGCGATCGCTGCGATCCTGGTCGCGCTGTTCTCCTACTTCGCGTTCACGTTTCTCGCGCCGTGGCAGCTGGGCAAGAACGAGCGCCTGGTCGATCGCAACGAGCACATCGAGCACGCCTTCAACACTGACCCCGTCCCGGTCTCCCAGGTCGCTCCCGACGGCGCCGTCGACCCCGACGACGAGTGGACGCGCGTGACCATGACCGGCCGGTACGTCCCCGACGACGAGGTGCTGCTGCGCCTGCGCCCGGTGGACAAGACCCCGGCGTTCCAGGTGCTCACCCCCTTCGCCGTCGCCGGCGGGCCGACCTTCCTGGTCAACCGCGGCTGGGTTCCGGCCGCCGACGGCGGGACCACGGTCCCCAACTTCCCGCCCGCGCCCGCCGGCGAGCTCACCATTACGGGCATGCTGCGTGTCGACGAAGGCCCGCACCCCTCGCCGCCCGTCATCGACCAGGGCCACGCCATGGTCTACAGCATCAGCACGCAGCAGGCCTCCGAGATCACCGGCGCGCAGCTCGCCCCCTCGTACCTGCAGCTTGCCGACGCCCAACCCGGCGTGCTCCAGCCCATCCCCCTGCCCGTGCTGGACACCGGCAACCACCTGTCCTACGGGCTGCAGTGGATCGCGTTCGGCGTTATGGCCCCGGCGGGGCTGATCTACTTCGTCTGGGCGGAGGTGCGCGAGCGGCGCCGCTTCCGCGAAGAGCAGGAGGAGATGCTCGCGCTTGCGGAGCCCGAAAATGAGGGGGACCGCTATGGCCGTGCCAAGCGCAATCACTGGGCTTCGGCTTACGATAGGGAGCAGGAACGCTAG
- a CDS encoding DUF3052 domain-containing protein: MGAPGAVNYAQRLGISGNIIVQEIGWDEDADTTISEDIEDAIGQPLLDEDTYELCDVVLLWFRSDDGDLVDSLVDAGRNLSEGGKIWLLTPDPRTPGGVQPGEISESAQLAGFVATKSDRLGQWQGACLTSASVKK; this comes from the coding sequence GTGGGCGCCCCTGGTGCTGTGAACTACGCGCAACGGCTCGGAATCAGCGGCAACATCATCGTCCAGGAGATCGGGTGGGACGAGGACGCTGATACGACGATTTCCGAGGATATTGAGGACGCCATCGGGCAGCCGCTTCTCGACGAAGACACGTACGAACTCTGCGACGTCGTCCTTCTCTGGTTCCGCTCCGACGACGGCGACCTCGTCGACTCGCTTGTCGACGCCGGGCGCAACCTCAGCGAAGGCGGCAAGATCTGGCTGCTTACCCCGGACCCCCGCACCCCCGGGGGAGTACAGCCCGGCGAGATTTCCGAATCCGCCCAGCTCGCCGGCTTCGTGGCCACGAAATCGGACCGCCTCGGCCAGTGGCAGGGCGCTTGCCTGACCAGCGCGAGCGTGAAGAAGTAA
- a CDS encoding endonuclease domain-containing protein has protein sequence MGGNTLNELVELLIDTRRLTKRDGAIRAAIADGHYVYLAHTQVIARTDHAEIPPWRLFGLRSVAAGRSMRSGYVISRAAGSLRGMWTVNLRGAVVEVALPSGGTPSSRRRMLHVCYRQAAYRPDELVEMFGVRTTSDIRTFIDIARYHGFTEGLMAADWLLSVRGCSAGQLRQEIYRMGRFVGKKTALACVDHATGASESAYESLFRAGLIQRKVTGWRFQVTLGRYRPDFLFDDFLIVEIDGRSKYADNTREVLMRERDRERALTNMGYVVLRLYPEDLHDMDRVVAEIARARKARKAPPKGRPEGPSGSA, from the coding sequence ATGGGGGGAAACACATTAAACGAGCTGGTAGAACTACTCATCGACACACGACGACTGACGAAGCGCGACGGCGCCATCCGCGCCGCGATCGCCGACGGGCACTACGTGTACCTGGCGCACACGCAGGTGATCGCGAGGACGGACCATGCGGAGATCCCGCCGTGGCGCCTCTTCGGGCTGCGCTCCGTAGCGGCCGGGCGCAGCATGCGCTCTGGGTACGTCATCTCCCGGGCGGCCGGGTCGCTGCGGGGGATGTGGACTGTGAACCTGCGCGGCGCCGTGGTGGAGGTGGCGCTGCCCAGTGGGGGCACGCCGTCGTCACGGCGGCGCATGCTCCACGTGTGCTACCGGCAGGCGGCCTATCGCCCCGACGAGCTCGTGGAGATGTTCGGGGTGCGCACCACCAGCGACATCAGGACCTTTATCGACATCGCCCGCTACCACGGGTTCACCGAGGGACTCATGGCAGCGGACTGGCTGCTCTCCGTACGCGGGTGCTCCGCGGGGCAGCTGCGCCAGGAGATCTACCGGATGGGCCGGTTCGTGGGGAAGAAAACCGCGCTGGCCTGCGTGGACCACGCAACCGGGGCGTCGGAGTCCGCCTACGAGAGCCTGTTCCGCGCCGGGCTCATCCAGCGCAAGGTCACGGGGTGGAGGTTCCAGGTGACCCTGGGCAGGTACCGGCCGGACTTCTTGTTCGACGACTTCCTCATCGTGGAGATCGACGGTCGCTCCAAGTACGCGGACAACACCCGCGAGGTGCTCATGCGAGAGCGCGACCGGGAGAGGGCGCTGACGAACATGGGGTACGTCGTTCTGCGCCTCTACCCGGAGGATCTGCACGACATGGACCGGGTTGTCGCGGAGATCGCGCGCGCCAGGAAGGCCAGGAAGGCGCCGCCGAAGGGGCGCCCGGAGGGGCCTTCCGGTTCCGCCTAA
- a CDS encoding bifunctional RNase H/acid phosphatase encodes MLVKVFTDGGSRGNPGVAGSGSVVYGESGETLAEIAYVVGRKSSNNVAEYHGLLRGLEAARDLGATRVEVYMDSKLVVEQMSGRWKIKHPDMQELALAARALAAGFESVSYTWVPRAHNKKADELSNVAMDAAAKGAAPGIVGAGQHEVASPAHWHGADAPRTRFVLLRHGQTEHSAAKLYSGSSDPSLTDVGVEQAQRAAHAVAAMEPIDVIVTSPQTRARQTAKACADALGIADIDVDEGLREMDYGAFEGLSRAECVERYAEEFDAWQASTSVAPPDGESLAALHRRVTRARLALQDKHEGKTILVVTHMTPIKSIIRQGLGVGDEAFRHIFLDLASVSVVEFYGDFGVVRCVNDVAHHR; translated from the coding sequence ATGCTGGTCAAGGTCTTTACTGACGGTGGTTCACGCGGCAACCCCGGCGTCGCAGGCTCCGGTTCCGTGGTCTACGGCGAGTCCGGCGAGACGCTGGCCGAGATCGCCTACGTGGTGGGCCGCAAGTCCTCCAACAACGTCGCCGAGTACCACGGCCTGCTGCGCGGGCTCGAGGCGGCGCGCGACCTCGGCGCCACCCGCGTGGAGGTGTACATGGACTCCAAGCTCGTGGTGGAGCAAATGTCCGGGCGCTGGAAGATCAAGCACCCCGACATGCAGGAGCTCGCGCTCGCCGCCCGCGCCCTCGCCGCCGGCTTCGAGTCGGTGAGCTACACCTGGGTGCCGCGCGCGCACAACAAGAAGGCCGACGAGCTGTCCAACGTGGCCATGGACGCCGCCGCGAAAGGCGCCGCACCCGGCATCGTCGGGGCGGGCCAGCACGAGGTGGCCAGCCCCGCGCACTGGCACGGTGCCGACGCCCCGCGCACCCGGTTCGTGCTGCTGCGCCACGGCCAGACCGAGCACTCCGCCGCCAAGCTCTACTCGGGCTCCTCCGACCCCTCGCTTACCGACGTCGGCGTGGAGCAGGCCCAGCGCGCCGCCCACGCCGTCGCGGCCATGGAGCCCATCGACGTCATCGTCACCTCACCGCAGACACGCGCCCGCCAAACCGCCAAGGCCTGCGCCGACGCCCTCGGCATCGCCGACATCGACGTCGACGAGGGCCTGCGCGAGATGGACTACGGCGCGTTCGAGGGGCTGTCCCGCGCCGAGTGTGTGGAGCGCTATGCGGAGGAGTTTGACGCGTGGCAGGCGTCGACAAGCGTGGCCCCGCCGGACGGGGAGTCCCTCGCCGCGCTGCACCGCCGCGTCACGCGCGCGCGGCTGGCGCTGCAGGACAAGCACGAGGGAAAGACCATCCTCGTGGTCACCCACATGACGCCGATCAAGTCCATCATCCGCCAGGGGCTCGGGGTGGGCGACGAGGCGTTCCGGCACATCTTCCTTGACCTGGCGAGCGTGTCCGTCGTCGAGTTCTACGGCGATTTTGGCGTTGTACGCTGCGTAAACGACGTCGCGCACCACAGGTAG
- a CDS encoding RNB domain-containing ribonuclease, whose amino-acid sequence MKLYAAPLDFRDIAREFDVPTDFAPELHEEAARLTDAHAAQRRDARDIEFVTIDPPGSMDLDQAVCIEKTATGYTVYYAIADVAAFVETGDNLVRAESLTRGQTIYLPDEPARLHPPELSEGSASLLPDVDRSAVLWTFHLDEKGEVAGYHVERALVRSRARLNYDEVQEAVDRGEVHASIRELEAVGKLRQASSQRREAINLRLPSVRVVDTDGGRFELVIEPRHPVMDYNSEISLLTGMVAGTMMVEAGMGFLRVLGPANDGAEAEFRAEVRNLGFHIGDEPIGEFLARVDADTPRGMAVMREAQKLLRGSGYINLAEKSAEVHAGIGGYYSHVTAPLRRLIDRYATEVCLAICAGTVVPEWVEQGANQVVKTMGRTSQLSNTVDRACLNLTEATVLTPWMGHNFEAVVLKTEEERDQSRIFVVDPPVLAPCLGRPQEGKETSVSLIRASVVEREVAFAWPAD is encoded by the coding sequence ATGAAACTCTATGCGGCGCCCCTGGACTTCCGAGACATTGCGCGAGAGTTCGACGTGCCCACAGATTTCGCCCCTGAGCTGCACGAGGAGGCGGCGCGGCTGACGGACGCGCACGCCGCGCAGCGTCGCGACGCCCGCGACATCGAGTTCGTCACCATCGACCCACCCGGCTCCATGGACTTGGATCAGGCGGTGTGCATCGAGAAGACTGCGACGGGTTACACGGTGTACTACGCCATCGCGGACGTCGCCGCGTTTGTGGAGACGGGCGACAATCTGGTCCGGGCGGAGTCTCTCACGCGCGGGCAGACAATCTACCTGCCCGACGAGCCGGCGCGGCTGCACCCGCCGGAGCTGAGCGAGGGCTCAGCGTCCCTGCTCCCGGACGTCGATAGGTCGGCCGTGCTCTGGACCTTCCACCTGGACGAGAAGGGGGAGGTCGCCGGCTACCACGTGGAGCGCGCGCTGGTGCGCAGCCGCGCCCGCTTGAACTACGACGAGGTGCAGGAGGCGGTTGACAGGGGTGAGGTGCATGCGTCGATACGCGAGCTCGAGGCGGTGGGGAAGCTGCGGCAGGCGAGCTCACAGCGGCGGGAGGCGATCAACCTGCGGCTGCCGAGCGTGCGCGTGGTGGACACCGATGGCGGGCGCTTCGAGCTGGTCATCGAGCCGCGGCACCCCGTGATGGACTACAACTCCGAGATCTCCCTGCTCACCGGCATGGTGGCGGGGACGATGATGGTGGAGGCGGGCATGGGCTTTCTGCGCGTGCTCGGCCCGGCGAACGACGGCGCCGAGGCAGAGTTCCGCGCGGAGGTGCGCAACCTGGGCTTCCACATCGGCGACGAGCCGATCGGGGAGTTTCTGGCCAGGGTGGACGCCGACACGCCGCGCGGCATGGCGGTGATGCGCGAGGCGCAGAAACTCCTGCGCGGCTCCGGCTACATCAACCTCGCGGAGAAGAGCGCCGAGGTGCACGCGGGCATCGGCGGGTACTATTCGCACGTCACGGCGCCGCTGCGCCGGCTGATCGACCGCTACGCCACCGAGGTCTGCCTCGCCATCTGCGCCGGCACAGTCGTGCCCGAGTGGGTGGAGCAGGGGGCGAACCAGGTGGTCAAGACGATGGGGCGCACCTCTCAGCTGTCCAACACGGTCGACCGCGCGTGCCTCAACCTCACCGAGGCCACCGTGCTCACCCCGTGGATGGGCCACAACTTCGAGGCGGTGGTGCTCAAGACGGAGGAGGAGCGCGACCAGTCCCGCATCTTCGTGGTCGACCCGCCCGTGCTCGCGCCGTGCCTGGGCCGGCCGCAGGAGGGCAAGGAGACGTCCGTCAGCCTCATCCGCGCGAGCGTCGTCGAGCGGGAGGTCGCGTTCGCCTGGCCGGCGGATTAA